A portion of the Calothrix sp. 336/3 genome contains these proteins:
- the lepA gene encoding translation elongation factor 4 — protein sequence MTDVPAARIRNFCIIAHIDHGKSTLADRLLQVTGTVDGRQMKEQFLDNMDLERERGITIKLQAARMNYTGKDGQQYVLNLIDTPGHVDFSYEVSRSLAACEGALLVVDASQGVEAQTLANVYLALEHNLEIIPVLNKIDLPGAEPDRVAGEIEEIIGLDCSGAILASAKEGIGVSEILEAIVELVPPPKNTVNDSLRALIFDSYYDSYRGVIVYFRVMDGTVKKGDKVYLMASGKEYQIDELGVLSPNQKPVEELHAGEVGYFSAAIKAVADARVGDTITLVAKKASEPLPGYTEANPMVFCGMFPIDADQFEDLREALDKLSLNDAALHFEPETSSAMGFGFRCGFLGLLHMEIVQERLEREYNLDLIITAPSVVYKVTTLKGEELYIDNPSHLPSPNEREKIEEPYVKVEMITPEAYVGTLMELSQNRRGIFKDMKYLTQGRTTLTYELPLAEVVTDFFDQMKSRSRGYASMEYNLIGYRENPLVKLDIMINGDPVDSLAMIVHRDKAYGVGRSMAEKLKELIPRHQFKVPIQASIGTKVIASEHIPALRKDVLAKCYGGDISRKKKLLQKQAKGKKRMKAVGTVDVPQEAFMAVLRLDQQ from the coding sequence ATGACTGACGTTCCCGCAGCTCGCATTCGCAATTTCTGTATTATTGCTCACATTGACCATGGTAAATCTACCTTGGCTGACCGCTTGCTGCAAGTCACTGGCACAGTTGACGGGCGGCAGATGAAGGAACAGTTTCTTGACAATATGGACTTAGAACGGGAGCGGGGCATTACGATTAAGCTGCAAGCCGCCCGGATGAATTATACAGGGAAAGATGGTCAACAATATGTTTTGAACTTAATTGATACACCTGGTCACGTAGATTTTTCCTATGAAGTATCCCGCAGTCTAGCTGCTTGTGAGGGAGCGCTGCTGGTGGTAGATGCTTCCCAGGGGGTAGAAGCACAAACCCTGGCGAATGTTTACTTGGCATTAGAGCATAATCTGGAAATCATCCCTGTACTGAATAAAATCGATTTGCCGGGAGCAGAACCCGATCGCGTGGCAGGTGAGATTGAAGAAATCATTGGTTTAGATTGTAGTGGGGCAATTCTTGCTTCTGCCAAGGAAGGTATTGGCGTAAGTGAGATTTTAGAGGCGATCGTTGAACTTGTACCACCACCTAAAAATACAGTTAATGATTCCCTCAGGGCACTGATTTTTGACAGTTATTATGACAGTTACCGAGGTGTAATTGTCTATTTCCGAGTCATGGACGGCACTGTCAAGAAGGGTGATAAAGTCTATTTGATGGCATCGGGTAAGGAATATCAGATAGATGAGTTGGGTGTTCTCTCTCCTAACCAAAAACCTGTAGAAGAACTACATGCAGGGGAAGTAGGTTATTTCTCTGCTGCGATTAAAGCAGTTGCTGACGCGAGGGTGGGTGATACCATTACTTTGGTGGCAAAAAAAGCTTCAGAACCCTTGCCCGGTTATACAGAAGCCAATCCGATGGTATTTTGTGGCATGTTTCCCATTGATGCCGATCAATTTGAAGATTTGCGGGAAGCGCTGGACAAATTGAGCCTAAATGACGCAGCATTACATTTTGAGCCAGAAACTTCTAGTGCGATGGGTTTTGGCTTCCGTTGTGGTTTCTTGGGACTATTACACATGGAAATTGTCCAAGAGCGCTTAGAGCGGGAGTATAATCTTGACTTGATTATCACTGCTCCTTCGGTAGTTTATAAGGTGACGACTCTCAAAGGAGAAGAACTTTATATTGATAATCCCAGTCACCTGCCATCTCCCAATGAACGGGAGAAAATTGAGGAACCCTACGTCAAGGTAGAAATGATTACCCCAGAAGCTTATGTGGGTACTTTGATGGAGTTATCTCAGAATCGCCGAGGTATTTTCAAAGACATGAAATACTTAACCCAAGGGCGAACTACTCTAACTTATGAATTGCCTTTAGCTGAGGTAGTGACTGATTTCTTCGACCAAATGAAGTCGCGATCGCGCGGTTATGCCAGTATGGAATATAACCTGATTGGCTATCGAGAAAATCCCTTGGTGAAACTGGACATTATGATTAATGGGGATCCAGTGGATTCTCTGGCAATGATTGTACATCGTGATAAAGCCTATGGTGTCGGTCGTTCGATGGCAGAAAAACTCAAGGAGTTAATTCCCCGTCACCAATTTAAGGTTCCCATTCAAGCATCTATTGGTACTAAGGTAATTGCTAGTGAACATATTCCTGCACTGCGTAAGGATGTATTAGCGAAGTGTTACGGTGGGGATATTAGCCGGAAGAAGAAACTCTTGCAGAAACAAGCGAAGGGTAAGAAGCGGATGAAAGCGGTTGGTACGGTGGATGTACCCCAGGAAGCATTTATGGCTGTGTTGCGATTAGACCAGCAGTAA
- a CDS encoding ATP-binding protein yields the protein MSIAANSPLLNLVSENPETVTGGTDGSLANLGAELLYTQDSAGRYLTFYWQNGSKLGFHPEEVLTQGSAIFAPVDQAAYTEKLQRVLSNLMPEKCQSWFHWQQHLLELELTICPIIPQLGVAATQVLVMGRLMQIRGDSDGSTCFTHPVLSDLELTLRSQQHRQIVNEITRNIRRTLNWDIIWQQTVDSLGSALQLPRCIICPYPAREDSLYVIAEYRQSSLSSMLGLDIGMTEEPAFAEALRTLQPIVLEKPSLPQLQGQKILVVATCYQDKPNGLIAIALCDASCQIAKEELELAKEVADQLGTAIAHATLYKELEIARQQAEDASRLKSEFLANVSHELRTPLNGMIGFLKLIIDGVIDEPEEQAEFIQEAHKSSLHLLDIIGDLLDFAKIEAGKMDLDFRQLSLADLFQDVGNFMRLQAEQRRLSFQMQLPEITDEILVYGDYQRLKQVMLNLIGNAIKFTHEGGITVSADVVKKKVCFQEQEFPGLVRVRVADTGIGVSLDKQDKLFQLFSQVDGSRTRQYGGTGLGLAISQKLVEAMGGEVHFYSLGEGLGSTVTFTVPLYQQPVMI from the coding sequence ATGAGTATTGCTGCTAACTCCCCCCTGCTAAATCTTGTGTCTGAGAATCCGGAAACTGTTACTGGTGGAACTGATGGCTCGTTGGCGAATTTAGGAGCCGAGTTATTGTATACCCAGGATAGCGCTGGGCGATACTTGACATTTTATTGGCAAAACGGTTCTAAATTGGGGTTTCATCCGGAAGAGGTACTGACTCAAGGCAGTGCGATTTTTGCACCTGTCGATCAAGCTGCCTATACCGAAAAGTTACAGCGTGTTCTCAGTAATTTAATGCCAGAGAAGTGCCAATCTTGGTTTCACTGGCAGCAGCATTTATTGGAATTGGAGTTGACTATTTGTCCGATTATTCCCCAATTGGGAGTTGCTGCTACCCAGGTATTGGTGATGGGTAGGTTAATGCAAATTAGGGGTGATAGTGATGGAAGTACATGTTTCACGCATCCTGTGCTGTCAGATTTAGAACTGACTTTGCGTTCACAGCAACACCGACAAATAGTTAATGAAATTACCAGAAATATCCGCCGGACACTGAATTGGGATATTATTTGGCAGCAAACGGTGGATAGTTTAGGGTCGGCATTACAGTTACCTCGCTGTATAATTTGTCCCTATCCAGCAAGGGAAGATAGTTTATATGTGATTGCTGAATATCGTCAGTCATCTTTAAGTTCAATGTTGGGCTTAGATATTGGGATGACAGAGGAGCCAGCTTTTGCAGAAGCACTGAGGACATTACAGCCGATTGTGCTGGAAAAACCATCCTTACCCCAACTCCAGGGACAAAAAATTTTAGTGGTAGCAACCTGCTACCAAGATAAACCGAATGGGTTAATTGCGATCGCGCTTTGTGATGCATCTTGTCAAATTGCCAAGGAAGAATTGGAGTTAGCCAAGGAAGTTGCTGATCAGTTAGGAACGGCGATCGCCCACGCAACTCTCTATAAGGAATTAGAAATCGCTCGACAGCAAGCAGAAGATGCTTCTCGTCTCAAGAGTGAATTTCTGGCTAATGTTTCCCATGAGTTAAGAACACCTCTAAATGGGATGATTGGTTTTTTGAAATTGATTATCGATGGTGTCATTGACGAGCCAGAGGAACAGGCAGAATTTATTCAAGAAGCGCACAAATCATCCCTGCATCTCCTGGATATTATTGGTGACTTATTAGATTTTGCCAAAATCGAAGCCGGTAAAATGGACTTAGACTTTAGGCAACTGAGTCTGGCTGATTTGTTCCAGGATGTGGGTAACTTTATGCGGTTACAAGCAGAACAGCGTCGGCTGAGTTTTCAGATGCAGCTACCGGAAATTACTGATGAAATTTTGGTTTACGGTGACTACCAACGTCTGAAACAAGTGATGTTAAACCTAATTGGTAATGCGATTAAATTTACCCATGAAGGTGGTATCACAGTTAGTGCTGACGTGGTGAAGAAGAAAGTCTGTTTCCAAGAGCAGGAATTTCCGGGTTTAGTTCGAGTCAGAGTCGCAGATACAGGTATCGGCGTTTCCCTAGACAAACAAGATAAGCTCTTTCAACTATTTTCCCAGGTGGATGGTTCTCGGACACGCCAATATGGTGGTACCGGTTTAGGATTAGCGATTTCCCAAAAACTTGTGGAAGCCATGGGTGGTGAGGTACATTTCTATAGTTTAGGGGAAGGACTAGGTTCTACTGTCACCTTTACTGTACCCTTGTATCAACAGCCTGTAATGATTTAG
- a CDS encoding iron ABC transporter permease, which yields MSRVLLATFLLSCLLLLTVGISLSMGAVAMTPSELWQAVRRQGEVLNQTIIWDLRLPRTLAAMLVGSALGVSGALLQGMLRNGLADPFLLGISAGAGLVAIAMFSLGALQAYVPLAAWVGGLGTTVIVYFLARKGDGISVERLILGGVAVSSLFGAIQSVLLLLAEDGQIQAALNWLIGSLNGRGWTEIQGAGLYICGAVLAGCLLARTVNLLNLGDELAVSLGVSLGRSRILIGGVASLLAAGAVSIAGLIGFVGLIVPHVVRLLVGTDYRIVLPLSAIAGALVLTFADVVSRLTAVELPVGAVTALLGSPLFIWLLYRRQSGI from the coding sequence ATGAGTCGGGTACTGCTGGCAACTTTTCTACTGAGTTGTCTGTTGTTGCTGACGGTGGGAATTTCCCTGTCAATGGGAGCAGTGGCAATGACTCCTTCCGAGTTATGGCAAGCAGTCAGACGACAAGGAGAAGTTCTCAACCAGACTATTATTTGGGATTTACGTTTACCGCGAACTTTGGCAGCAATGCTGGTAGGTTCTGCCCTCGGTGTGTCCGGAGCCTTACTCCAAGGAATGTTACGAAACGGACTAGCTGACCCATTTTTACTCGGTATTTCTGCGGGTGCAGGTTTAGTCGCGATCGCCATGTTTAGTTTAGGGGCGTTGCAAGCCTATGTGCCTCTTGCTGCCTGGGTTGGTGGTTTGGGCACAACGGTGATTGTTTATTTCCTAGCTCGTAAGGGCGATGGCATTTCTGTAGAAAGGTTAATTTTAGGTGGTGTCGCAGTTAGCTCCCTATTTGGGGCGATTCAGTCAGTATTGCTGTTACTTGCAGAAGATGGACAAATCCAGGCAGCACTTAACTGGTTAATCGGCAGCCTCAACGGTAGGGGATGGACAGAAATTCAAGGGGCAGGTTTATATATTTGTGGAGCAGTATTAGCAGGTTGCTTACTTGCTAGAACTGTCAACTTATTAAATTTAGGCGATGAATTAGCAGTCAGTTTAGGAGTATCCCTGGGGCGATCGCGGATTTTAATTGGTGGTGTTGCTTCTCTGTTGGCAGCTGGTGCAGTTAGCATCGCTGGATTAATTGGTTTTGTGGGGTTAATCGTTCCCCATGTTGTGCGTTTACTCGTGGGTACAGACTATAGAATTGTGTTACCCCTGAGCGCGATCGCGGGTGCATTAGTACTTACCTTTGCGGATGTGGTTTCCCGTTTAACCGCAGTGGAGTTACCTGTGGGTGCAGTGACAGCATTACTGGGTTCACCCCTATTTATTTGGTTACTTTACCGCCGTCAAAGTGGAATTTAG
- a CDS encoding helix-turn-helix domain-containing protein: MAPTLLDRTATELDLKDRIVLEPKLSSGVDPVIQHIAIALKTSLEIDGTTTHLYADAMANALSVHLITRYSTHRTTLRQPQGGLSKQQLKQVIGHIQDALDQEISLAELAQLVRLSPYHFSRLFKQSTGLSPHRYHIRCRIDHAKQLLMNRTMPLSEIAIAVGFSSQGHLNYHFKRWVGVTPMAFLREK; this comes from the coding sequence TTGGCTCCCACCTTACTAGATCGCACAGCAACCGAGCTTGATCTTAAAGACAGGATTGTCCTAGAACCCAAGCTATCTTCTGGCGTTGATCCCGTAATCCAGCACATAGCGATCGCACTCAAAACCTCACTAGAAATTGATGGCACCACAACCCATCTCTACGCTGATGCGATGGCAAATGCCCTATCTGTGCATCTAATCACCCGTTACTCAACCCACAGAACCACTCTGAGGCAACCTCAAGGTGGGCTTTCTAAGCAGCAACTCAAGCAAGTTATAGGTCATATCCAGGATGCACTCGATCAAGAAATCAGCCTCGCTGAACTTGCCCAATTAGTTCGATTGAGTCCTTATCACTTTTCCCGACTCTTCAAACAGTCCACTGGTCTTTCACCGCACCGGTACCATATTCGCTGTCGCATCGATCACGCTAAACAACTCTTAATGAATCGCACCATGCCCCTGTCGGAAATCGCCATAGCCGTTGGCTTTTCGAGTCAAGGACATCTCAATTATCATTTCAAACGCTGGGTAGGAGTCACCCCGATGGCATTTCTCCGCGAAAAATAG
- a CDS encoding ABC transporter ATP-binding protein, translating to MPIIAQNLTGGYTNKQVVKEINLTLETGEWLSLVGANGSGKSTLLKLISRLLKPQQGTVLLDGKAIHSQPAAIVAQKLALLPQQQTIPSGLTVKQLVALGRTPHQPWWQWELDAEDRQQVDTALQLTQMQKFRDRPVEELSGGERQRAFLALALAQNPQVLLLDEPTTYLDIRYQLELLELLKNLNHRQNLTILTVLHDVNLAARYSSRIALLNQGRIFALGKPDYVLTPPNLREVLGVEAVIMQTPVGIQICPLSPWQEP from the coding sequence ATGCCCATCATCGCGCAAAACCTCACCGGTGGATATACAAATAAACAAGTAGTCAAGGAAATTAACCTAACTCTAGAAACGGGAGAATGGTTAAGTTTAGTTGGTGCCAATGGTTCGGGAAAATCTACCCTATTAAAATTAATTAGTCGTCTGCTAAAACCGCAACAGGGAACAGTACTACTAGATGGGAAAGCAATTCACTCCCAACCTGCGGCGATCGTGGCTCAGAAATTAGCCCTATTACCCCAGCAACAAACAATTCCTTCCGGTTTAACAGTCAAGCAATTAGTAGCTTTGGGGCGCACCCCCCATCAACCTTGGTGGCAATGGGAATTAGACGCAGAAGATAGGCAGCAGGTAGACACGGCATTACAATTAACCCAGATGCAAAAATTCCGCGATCGCCCCGTGGAAGAATTATCTGGAGGAGAAAGACAACGAGCTTTCCTGGCTTTAGCTCTTGCTCAAAATCCCCAAGTATTATTATTAGATGAACCCACCACTTATTTAGATATTCGTTATCAGTTAGAATTACTAGAACTACTCAAAAATTTAAATCACAGGCAGAATTTAACCATCCTGACTGTTTTACATGATGTAAATTTAGCGGCTCGATATAGTTCACGAATTGCTTTGTTAAATCAAGGCAGAATTTTTGCTTTAGGTAAACCTGATTACGTCCTCACTCCCCCCAATTTACGAGAAGTTTTAGGAGTAGAGGCGGTAATTATGCAAACCCCTGTGGGTATACAAATTTGCCCTTTATCACCATGGCAAGAACCATAA
- a CDS encoding type II toxin-antitoxin system Phd/YefM family antitoxin: MTQISLTEAQQHLPELIANLKPGEEIQICQNERAIARLIIEPRTTRKPRQTGSAIGTFTIIADDEEHLEDFCDYIQ, encoded by the coding sequence ATGACCCAAATCAGCCTCACCGAAGCCCAGCAACATCTCCCAGAACTGATCGCCAACCTCAAACCGGGCGAAGAGATCCAAATATGCCAAAATGAGCGGGCGATCGCCCGTCTAATCATCGAACCTCGAACAACCCGAAAACCTCGGCAAACTGGAAGCGCGATCGGAACATTCACCATCATTGCCGATGACGAAGAGCATCTAGAAGACTTTTGCGACTACATACAATAA
- the rsmG gene encoding 16S rRNA (guanine(527)-N(7))-methyltransferase RsmG: MVDIWQQTLNWFPSDIQQQQFQTIYELILQANQQFNLTRITKPEEFWEKHLWDSLVGIKDLLINPQINLSIIDIGTGAGFPGIPIAISLINSNVTLVDSTRKKINFLEQLATTLGLNHVTAITARAEEIGQNYQHRQSYDIALIRAVSTAAVCAEYTLPLLKIGGLGIIYRGNWTEDEAKALEIAVNLLGGEIESIAPLNTPLTNSTRHCLYLRKVKETPAIYPRAIGVPTQKPLS; the protein is encoded by the coding sequence ATGGTTGATATTTGGCAACAGACTCTCAACTGGTTTCCTAGCGATATACAACAACAGCAATTTCAAACAATATACGAACTAATTCTTCAGGCAAATCAACAATTTAACCTCACACGTATCACCAAACCAGAAGAATTTTGGGAGAAACATTTGTGGGATTCCCTCGTAGGTATCAAAGATTTACTGATAAATCCTCAGATTAATCTCTCAATCATCGATATTGGTACGGGTGCAGGTTTCCCAGGTATACCCATAGCAATCAGTCTGATAAACTCTAATGTCACTCTAGTAGATTCTACTCGCAAGAAAATCAATTTTTTGGAGCAATTAGCCACAACTCTGGGCTTAAATCATGTGACAGCAATTACAGCCAGAGCTGAAGAAATTGGACAAAATTACCAACATCGTCAATCCTATGATATTGCTCTGATTCGAGCAGTTTCAACGGCTGCCGTTTGTGCAGAATATACCCTACCCTTACTCAAAATAGGTGGTTTAGGAATCATTTATCGCGGTAATTGGACAGAAGATGAAGCCAAAGCATTAGAGATTGCTGTCAATCTATTGGGGGGTGAAATTGAATCCATCGCACCCTTAAATACTCCCCTGACTAACAGCACCCGTCACTGTTTATACCTGCGGAAAGTGAAGGAAACACCAGCCATCTATCCTCGCGCCATTGGTGTACCAACACAAAAGCCTTTATCCTGA
- the mgtE gene encoding magnesium transporter: MLIEDVRNSLVDIADLNQLKFDLNQSPPVDVSEYIAKLPQKMQAIAFRLLSKDHATDVFEYLPPDVQEDLINSLHDVQVAQIVEAMSPDERAVLFDELPAGVVKRLLQELSPEQRQATATILGYPEGTAGRVMTTEYVRLREGLTVGEALSKIRRQDEDKESIYYAYVTDDNRKLVRVVSLRQLLFTFPEVLIRDIASDRVIKVKTETSQEEVARAMKRYDLIAMPVVDREDRLVGIITIDDVIDIIEEEATEDIQRLAGVSGDEAALSPPQITIRKRLPWLLGNIGLYIGAASAIAPFQEVIKVVPVLAVIMPILSNTSGNVAIQALSVTVRGLGVGEVTPLDSMKILRKELLAGLGTAIALGSAIGILSLIWAPVDERWVSVVAATVMIVNVFVAASLGTLLPMTLKRLNLDPALISGPLLTTTLDAIGFLTFLSMISIALKIFQ; encoded by the coding sequence ATGCTCATAGAGGATGTTCGCAATTCATTGGTTGACATTGCCGATTTGAATCAGCTGAAATTTGATTTAAATCAGTCTCCACCAGTAGACGTGAGTGAATATATCGCCAAATTGCCGCAAAAAATGCAGGCGATCGCGTTCCGATTGCTGAGTAAGGATCATGCAACGGACGTATTTGAATATTTACCACCTGATGTTCAGGAGGATTTAATTAATTCCCTCCACGATGTGCAGGTAGCACAAATAGTCGAAGCAATGAGTCCCGATGAAAGGGCGGTTTTATTTGACGAATTGCCTGCGGGGGTAGTGAAACGGCTACTACAAGAGCTGAGTCCAGAACAAAGACAAGCCACAGCCACAATTTTAGGTTATCCCGAAGGAACAGCCGGTCGGGTGATGACCACGGAATACGTGCGCTTGCGGGAGGGTTTGACTGTCGGTGAAGCCTTGAGCAAGATTCGCCGTCAGGACGAAGACAAGGAGTCAATCTACTACGCCTATGTCACTGATGATAATCGTAAGTTGGTGCGGGTAGTATCCCTGCGGCAATTATTGTTTACATTTCCGGAAGTTTTGATTCGCGATATTGCCAGCGATCGCGTCATTAAAGTCAAAACTGAAACTTCCCAAGAAGAAGTTGCCAGGGCAATGAAACGTTATGATTTGATTGCCATGCCGGTAGTAGATCGGGAAGATCGGTTGGTAGGGATTATTACCATTGATGATGTTATCGACATCATTGAAGAAGAAGCAACGGAAGATATCCAAAGGTTAGCAGGGGTAAGTGGTGATGAAGCTGCTTTATCTCCCCCACAAATTACTATCCGTAAACGTTTACCCTGGTTACTGGGTAATATCGGTTTATATATTGGTGCGGCAAGTGCGATCGCCCCTTTCCAGGAAGTAATTAAGGTGGTTCCGGTTCTGGCAGTAATTATGCCGATATTATCCAACACTAGCGGGAATGTAGCAATTCAAGCCCTTTCGGTGACTGTCAGAGGTTTAGGTGTCGGGGAAGTCACACCTTTGGATTCGATGAAAATTTTGCGCAAAGAACTGCTGGCGGGATTAGGTACGGCGATCGCCCTGGGAAGTGCCATTGGTATCCTATCCTTAATATGGGCACCAGTGGATGAACGTTGGGTATCTGTGGTTGCGGCAACAGTCATGATAGTCAATGTTTTCGTTGCTGCTAGTTTAGGTACCCTACTACCTATGACATTAAAACGGTTAAACCTCGATCCTGCCTTAATTAGTGGTCCCTTACTCACTACTACCCTTGACGCGATCGGCTTTTTAACCTTTTTGTCAATGATTTCCATCGCCTTAAAAATTTTCCAATAA
- a CDS encoding CRISPR-associated DxTHG motif protein has translation MILTITHGIRFMISRIN, from the coding sequence ATAATTCTGACTATCACCCATGGAATAAGATTTATGATTTCCAGGATTAACTAG